Proteins from a single region of Strix aluco isolate bStrAlu1 chromosome 5, bStrAlu1.hap1, whole genome shotgun sequence:
- the LOC141924434 gene encoding histone H4, whose amino-acid sequence MSGRGKGGKGLGKGGAKRHRKVLRDNIQGITKPAIRRLARRGGVKRISGLIYEETRGVLKVFLENVIRDAVTYTEHAKRKTVTAMDVVYALKRQGRTLYGFGG is encoded by the coding sequence ATGTCTGGGAGAGGCAAGGGCGGGAAGGGGCTCGGCAAGGGCGGCGCTAAGCGCCACCGCAAGGTGCTCCGCGACAACATCCAGGGCATCACCAAACCGGCCATCCGGCGCctggcccggcgcggcggcgtgAAGCGCATCTCGGGGCTCATCTACGAGGAGACGCGCGGCGTGCTGAAGGTCTTTCTGGAGAACGTGATCCGCGACGCCGTCACCTACACCGAGCACGCCAAGAGGAAGACGGTCACGGCCATGGACGTGGTCTACGCCCTCAAGCGCCAGGGACGCACCCTCTACGGCTTCGGCGGCTAA
- the LOC141924439 gene encoding histone H2A: MSGRGKQGGKARAKAKSRSSRAGLQFPVGRVHRLLRKGNYAERVGAGAPVYLAAVLEYLTAEILELAGNAARDNKKTRIIPRHLQLAIRNDEELNKLLGKVTIAQGGVLPNIQAVLLPKKTDSHKAKSK; encoded by the coding sequence ATGTCCGGCCGCGGGAAGCAGGGCGGGAAGGCGCGGGCCAAGGCCAAGTCGCGCTCGTCGCGGGCTGGGCTGCAGTTCCCCGTGGGCCGCGTACACCGGCTGCTGCGCAAGGGCAACTACGCGGAGCGGGTGGGCGCCGGCGCCCCGGTGTACCTGGCGGCCGTGCTGGAGTACCTGACGGCCGAGATCCTGGAGCTGGCGGGCAACGCGGCCCGCGACAACAAGAAGACGCGCATCATCCCCCGCCACCTGCAGCTGGCCATCCGCAACGACGAGGAGCTCAACAAGCTGCTGGGCAAGGTGACCATCGCGCAGGGCGGGGTGCTGCCCAACATCCAGGCCGTGCTGCTGCCCAAGAAGACCGACAGCCACAAAGCCAAGAGCAAGTGA
- the LOC141924429 gene encoding histone H3 produces MARTKQTARKSTGGKAPRKQLATKAARKSAPATGGVKKPHRYRPGTVALREIRRYQKSTELLIRKLPFQRLVREIAQDFKTDLRFQSSAVMALQEASEAYLVGLFEDTNLCAIHAKRVTIMPKDIQLARRIRGERA; encoded by the coding sequence ATGGCGCGCACGAAGCAGACGGCGCGTAAGTCGACGGGCGGGAAGGCGCCCCGCAAGCAGCTGGCCACCAAGGCGGCCCGCAAGAGCGCGCCGGCCACGGGCGGCGTGAAGAAGCCGCACCGCTACCGGCCCGGCACGGTGGCGCTGCGCGAGATCCGGCGCTACCAGAAGTCGACGGAGCTGCTGATCCGCAAGCTGCCCTTCCAGCGCCTGGTGCGCGAGATCGCGCAGGACTTCAAGACCGACCTGCGCTTCCAGAGCTCGGCCGTGATGGCGCTGCAGGAGGCGAGCGAGGCCTACCTGGTGGGGCTCTTCGAGGACACCAACCTCTGCGCCATCCACGCCAAGCGCGTCACCATCATGCCCAAGGACATCCAGCTGGCCCGCCGCATCCGCGGCGAGCGTGCCTGA
- the WBP11 gene encoding WW domain-binding protein 11, translating into MGRRSTSSTKSGKFMNPTDQARKEARKRELKKNKKQRMMVRAAVLKMKDPKQIIRDMEKLDEMEFNPVQQPQLNEKVLKDKRKKLRETFERILRLYEKENPDIYKELRKLEVEYEQKRSQLSQYFDAVKNAQHVEVESIPLPDMPHAPSNILIQDIPLPGAQPPSILKKTSAYGPPVRSISVLPPPGLGVPRLPPGRKPPGPPPGPPPPQVLQMYGRKVGFTLEMAPRRREEEISYSSEAGQRGHDDDMSSTSEDEGYPEDMDQDKHDESSDDSDSDRSDADSEGEDFLHRDNDKEREGGEEKKSGHSVRFADMPGKSRKKKKNMKELTPLQAMMLRMAGQEIPEEGREVEEYSEEEEEEEEDSESEETSQQQQQQQLSEEALAETGSSTATSQTQQQQPPPQPVPPAQIQAPPMPGPPPLGPPPAPPLRPPGPPTGLPPGPPPGAPPFLRPPGLPGLRGPLPRLLPPGPPPGRPPGPPPGPPPGLPPGPPPRGPPPRLPPPAPPGIPPPRPGMLRPPLVPPLGPAPPGLFPPAPIPNPGVLSAPPSLIQRPKADDTSAATIEKKATATISAKPQITNPKAEITRFVPTALRVRRENKGASAASQRKQDDEPALPLTKAAPKAGSSAPISVQTKDDVYEAFMKEMEGLL; encoded by the exons ATGGGGCGGAGATCTACATCATCCACCAAGAGTGGGAAGTTTATGAACCCCACGGATCAGGCCC GGAAGGAAGCGCGGAAAAGGGAACTAAAGAAG AACAAAAAGCAACGAATGATGGTACGAGCAGCTGTACTAAAGATGAAAGATCCAAAGCAAATTATCCGGGACATGGAAAAATTGGATGAGATGG AGTTTAACCCAGTACAGCAGCCACAACTTAATGAGAAAGTGCTAAAGGATAAACGCAAAAAACTCCGTGAGACTTTTGAGCGCATCTTGCGGCTCTACGAGAAGGAGAATCCTGACATCTATAAAGAACTGCGCAAGTTGGAAGTAGAGTATGAGCAGAAGAGATCACAACTTAGCCAGTATTTTGATGCTGTCAAG aatgCTCAGCATGTTGAAGTGGAAAGTATCCCCTTACCTGATATGCCACATGCTCCCTCCAACATCCTCATACAGGACATTCCTCTTCCAGGGGCCCAACCCCCTTCTATCCTCAAGAAGACATCAGCCTATGG ACCACCAGTTCGGTCCATTTCTGTACTGCCTCCTCCTGGGCTTGGTGTTCCCCGTTTACCTCCAGGCAGGAAGCCTCCTGGACCTCCTCCAGGGCCACCCCCACCTCAGGTCCTACAGATGTATGGCCGTAAAGTGGGTTTCACCTTGGAGATGGCTCCTCGAAGGCGAGAAGAGGAGATTTCTTACAGTTCTGAAGCAG GACAGCGAGGGCATGATGACGATATGTCCAGTACTAGCGAAGATGAAGGTTATCCTGAGGATATGGATCAAGACAAGCATGATGAGAGTAGCGATGATAGTGACAGTGATAGGTCAGATGCAGACAGCGAAGGCGAGGACTTCCTGCATCGTGATAATGACAAGGAGAGGGAAGGTGGTGAAGAAAAGAAATCAG GTCATAGCGTACGGTTTGCAGACATGCCTGGGAAATcacgaaaaaagaaaaaaaacatgaaagaactGACTCCACTCCAGGCCATGATGTTACGAATGGCAG GTCAGGAAATTccagaagaagggagagaagtGGAGGAATAttcagaagaggaggaggaggaggaagaggactcTGAGTCTGAAGAGACAtcacagcaacaacagcaacaacaactcAGTGAGGAAGCTCTTGCAGAGACTGGGTCATCTACTGCAACTTCCCAGACACAACAGCAGCAACCGCCTCCACAGCCAGTTCCTCCAGCTCAGATACAGGCACCTCCCATGCCTGGGCCGCCTCCACTAGGACCACCGCCGGCCCCTCCACTGAGGCCTCCGGGACCACCCACTGGCCTTCCTCCTGGCCCTCCACCAG GAGCTCCTCCGTTCCTGAGACCTCCTGGCTTACCAGGATTGCGTGGGCCTTTACCTCGACTTCTACCACCAGGCCCTCCACCTGGGCGACCACCTGGCCCTCCCCCAGGCCCCCCACCAGGTCTGCCCCCAGGTCCTCCTCCACGTGGTCCCCCTCCTCGtctgccccctcctgccccaccag GTATCCCTCCTCCTCGCCCAGGCATGTTACGGCCACCTCTGGTGCCTCCGTTAGGACCTGCCCCACCTGGGCTCTTCCCACCAGCTCCCATTCCAAATCCTGGGGTACTGAGTGCCCCACCCAGCTTGATTCAGCGCCCCAAGGCAGATGACACCAGTGCGGCCACCATTGAGAAGAAAGCTACGGCCACTATCAGTGCCAAGCCACAGATCACTAACCCCAAGGCAGAGATCACTCGCTTTGTGCCCACTGCCTTGCGAGTGCGCCGGGAGAATAAAGGGGCTTCAGCTGCCTCCCAGAGAAAACAGGATGATGAGCCTGCTCTCCCATTAACCAAAGCTGCCCCTAAGGCTGGATCATCTGCCCCTATCTCTGTACAGACAAAGGATGATGTGTATGAAGCCTTCATGAAGGAAATGGAAGGTCTCCTGTGA
- the LOC141924438 gene encoding histone H1-like — MSETAPVAAPAVSAPGAKAAAKKPKKAAGGSKARKPAGPSVTELITKAVSASKERKGLSLAALKKALAAGGYDVEKNNSRIKLGLKSLVSKGTLVQTKGTGASGSFKLNKKPGETKEKATKKKPAAKPKKPAAKKPASTAKKPKKAAAVKKSPKKAKKPAAAAAKKAAKSPKKAAKAGRPKKAAKSPAKAKAVKPKAAKPKAAKPKAAKAKKAAPKKK, encoded by the coding sequence ATGTCGGAGACCGCGCCTGTTGCCGCTCCCGCTGTTTCTGCTCCCGGCGCCAAGGCCGCCGCCAAGAAGCCGAAGAAGGCGGCGGGCGGCTCCAAAGCCCGCAAGCCGGCGGGGCCCAGCGTCACCGAGCTGATCACCAAGGCCGTGTCCGCCTCCAAGGAGCGCAAGGGGCTCTCCCTCGCCGCGCTCAAGAAGGCGCTGGCCGCCGGCGGCTACGATGTGGAGAAGAACAACAGCCGTATCAAGCTGGGGCTTAAGAGTCTCGTCAGCAAAGGCACCCTGGTGCAGACCAAGGGCACCGGCGCTTCCGGGTCTTTCAAACTGAATAAGAAACCGGGCGAGACAAAAGAGAAGGCAACTAAGAAAAAGCCGGCAGCCAAGCCTAAGAAGCCGGCGGCCAAGAAGCCCGCCAGCACTGCTAAGAAGCCCAAGAAAGCTGCGGCGGTGAAGAAGAGCCCCAAGAAAGCGAAGAAGCCAGCGGCCGCTGCGGCCAAGAAAGCGGCCAAGAGCCCCAAGAAAGCGGCCAAGGCAGGCCGCCCCAAGAAGGCAGCGAAGAGCCCGGCTAAAGCCAAGGCAGTGAAGCCCAAAGCAGCCAAGCCCAAGGCAGCCAAGCCCAAGGCAGCTAAGGCGAAGAAGGCGGCGcccaaaaagaagtaa
- the LOC141924440 gene encoding histone H2B 1/2/3/4/6: protein MPEPAKSAPAPKKGSKKAVTKTQKKGDKKRKKSRKESYSIYVYKVLKQVHPDTGISSKAMGIMNSFVNDIFERIAGEASRLAHYNKRSTITSREIQTAVRLLLPGELAKHAVSEGTKAVTKYTSSK from the coding sequence ATGCCCGAGCCAGCCAAGTCCGCCCCCGCGCCCAAGAAGGGCTCCAAGAAGGCGGTGACCAAGACGCAGAAGAAAGGCGACAAAAAGCGCAAGAAGAGCCGCAAGGAGAGCTACTCGATCTACGTGTACAAGGTGCTGAAGCAGGTGCACCCCGACACGGGCATCTCGTCCAAGGCCATGGGCATCATGAACTCCTTCGTCAACGACATCTTCGAGCGCATCGCCGGCGAGGCCTCGCGCCTGGCGCACTACAACAAGCGCTCCACCATCACCTCGCGGGAGATCCAGACGGCCGTGCGGCTCCTGCTGCCCGGCGAACTGGCCAAGCACGCCGTCTCCGAGGGCACCAAGGCCGTCACCAAGTACACCAGCTCTAAGTAG
- the LOC141924430 gene encoding histone H3, with amino-acid sequence MARTKQTARKSTGGKAPRKQLATKAARKSAPATGGVKKPHRYRPGTVALREIRRYQKSTELLIRKLPFQRLVREIAQDFKTDLRFQSSAVMALQEASEAYLVGLFEDTNLCAIHAKRVTIMPKDIQLARRIRGERA; translated from the coding sequence ATGGCGCGCACGAAGCAGACGGCGCGTAAGTCGACGGGCGGGAAGGCGCCCCGCAAGCAGCTGGCCACCAAGGCGGCCCGCAAGAGCGCACCGGCCACGGGCGGCGTGAAGAAGCCGCACCGCTACCGGCCCGGCACGGTGGCGCTGCGCGAGATCCGGCGCTACCAGAAGTCGACGGAGCTGCTGATCCGCAAGCTGCCCTTCCAGCGCCTGGTGCGCGAGATCGCGCAGGACTTCAAGACCGACCTGCGCTTCCAGAGCTCGGCCGTGATGGCGCTGCAGGAGGCGAGCGAGGCCTACCTGGTGGGGCTCTTCGAGGACACCAACCTCTGCGCCATCCACGCCAAGCGCGTCACCATCATGCCCAAGGACATCCAGCTGGCCCGCCGCATCCGCGGCGAGCGTGCCTGA